The Streptomyces phaeolivaceus genome has a window encoding:
- a CDS encoding DUF1775 domain-containing protein — MHRPTSARTLRRAAALTAVTLAVVVATAGPAAAHAEVEAEGARALDQNVELTFSAESESGSAGITKVEVILPEGLVPADITYGEGPDGWKFAPTDRGYTVSGTKLAVGEDVEYVVTVRQLPDAKSLVFKTLQSYSDGKVDRWIELEEEAEGDGHGHGHPAPRLDLKAAAPGAKLVTPTPSPSEEPTTAAPSTKPDTETPSAEPAADSTNADDGDDGMSLAVPLGIGAGVLLLGGGAWWFRSRRGGTA; from the coding sequence GTGCATCGCCCTACTTCGGCACGAACCCTGCGCCGCGCCGCCGCGCTCACGGCTGTCACGCTCGCGGTCGTCGTCGCCACCGCCGGTCCGGCCGCGGCCCACGCGGAGGTCGAGGCGGAGGGCGCCCGCGCCCTCGATCAGAACGTCGAACTGACCTTCTCCGCCGAGTCGGAGTCGGGCTCCGCCGGCATCACCAAGGTCGAGGTGATCCTGCCCGAGGGCCTCGTCCCCGCCGACATCACGTACGGGGAGGGCCCGGACGGCTGGAAGTTCGCCCCCACCGACCGGGGTTACACGGTGTCGGGCACGAAGCTCGCGGTCGGGGAGGACGTCGAGTACGTCGTCACGGTACGGCAGTTGCCCGACGCGAAGTCGCTCGTGTTCAAGACCCTCCAGTCGTACAGCGACGGCAAGGTGGACCGCTGGATCGAACTGGAGGAGGAGGCGGAGGGCGACGGCCACGGGCACGGTCACCCCGCGCCCCGCTTGGACCTGAAGGCCGCGGCACCCGGCGCGAAGCTCGTCACCCCCACACCCAGCCCTTCGGAAGAGCCCACGACCGCCGCTCCCTCGACGAAGCCGGACACCGAGACGCCTTCGGCCGAACCGGCGGCGGACAGCACCAACGCGGACGACGGCGACGACGGCATGTCCCTCGCCGTCCCCCTGGGCATCGGCGCCGGAGTCCTCCTGCTTGGCGGCGGAGCCTGGTGGTTCAGGAGCCGCCGAGGCGGAACAGCCTGA
- a CDS encoding RICIN domain-containing protein, whose product MKGLTARFAIACAAAPLVALAAGVPASAGSGAPVDAAAASGRVINGDGDTSGTCLEITDTGRGSAVVMARCHVNAHQGWDLVPVGSGYFTMRSHDADAAGKCLTGFGEGVQVEMRSCNGQRTQQWFILYHANGWFQLQNRAQSSQCLDVRSNGLSNVVQTWLCGPANKGNQLWHWHTVS is encoded by the coding sequence ATGAAAGGTCTTACGGCGCGATTCGCGATCGCGTGTGCAGCGGCACCGCTGGTGGCATTGGCGGCCGGAGTTCCGGCGAGCGCTGGCAGTGGCGCCCCGGTCGACGCAGCGGCGGCGAGCGGCCGAGTGATCAACGGCGACGGTGACACCTCGGGCACATGCCTTGAGATTACGGACACCGGCAGGGGCTCCGCCGTGGTCATGGCCCGCTGCCACGTGAACGCCCACCAGGGCTGGGACCTCGTACCGGTCGGCTCCGGCTACTTCACGATGCGGAGCCACGACGCCGACGCGGCGGGCAAGTGCCTGACCGGCTTCGGTGAAGGCGTCCAGGTGGAGATGCGGAGCTGCAACGGCCAACGGACGCAGCAGTGGTTCATCCTCTACCACGCGAACGGGTGGTTCCAGCTCCAGAACCGGGCCCAGAGCAGCCAATGCCTCGACGTGCGGAGCAACGGCCTGAGCAATGTCGTCCAGACCTGGCTGTGCGGCCCGGCCAACAAGGGCAACCAGCTCTGGCACTGGCACACCGTCTCCTGA
- a CDS encoding ATP-binding protein, translating into MLGELLRDHRRRLGLTQEELAERAGVSVRTISHLETGRINRPRPATMRQLAEALALADEPLQQFAQAATDRPGTTPTLAPMSPAPEPRPGWNAPAQLPAPLANFVGRTAQLHALETLLGGDSELDAQQRQFDREQSVGAPGTVVISAIAGTAGVGKTALAVYWAARAAHRFPDGQLYVNLRGFHPTESVMTSGEAIRGFLEALGVPAEQIAVEAEAQIGLYRSLFAGKRILVLLDNARDAEQVRPLLPGSPGCLALVTSRNQLTGLVACDGAQPLPLDLLTEDEARHLLIRRLGAARVAAERDAVAEIVTRCARLPLALAIVAARAAMNPRFPLSGFARELGEAGAGLTPFAGGDPSTDMRGVFSWSYNMVGGEAARMFRLLGLHPGPDIGTEAVASLCGLPPGPTRSALSELELANLLGQHLPGRYTLHDLLRVYAGELTRTLDAEADRGAALRRLLDHYLHSAVATTAALSRHREPILTAEPAPGVTPERPDAYEPALAWFAAELPNLIEAVRTAAARTGFEAHAWQLACAMVSFFDLTGHWQEWVETHLAALDAAQRVGDTAGEARTLRNLARVHSRQGRDVEAVAALRRSHRLCRDLGDRVGQAQALRFLSNVLGRLGKHTLALSHAQQALELLRAVGHLVGQGRVLNQIGWQLSHLGDHRRAVEYCRQALRVLQECDDPDGEGATWDSLGFAHRHLGEHDEAITCFQEALRLRRDRDDSFEVAETLAHLGDALLDAGHHDQGRRALHQALEILEQLDHGDAGRIRARIRRCDTPTSNNGHESRTLG; encoded by the coding sequence ATGCTCGGGGAATTACTGCGTGACCACAGGCGGCGGCTGGGGCTCACACAGGAGGAACTGGCCGAGCGAGCGGGGGTGAGTGTGCGCACCATCAGCCACCTGGAGACCGGCCGCATCAACCGGCCGAGACCCGCCACCATGCGGCAGCTGGCCGAAGCGCTGGCGCTGGCGGACGAGCCCCTTCAGCAGTTCGCGCAGGCAGCGACGGACCGGCCGGGTACGACGCCGACTCTCGCGCCGATGTCTCCGGCCCCGGAGCCCAGGCCCGGCTGGAACGCACCAGCCCAACTCCCCGCGCCTCTGGCCAATTTCGTAGGCAGAACCGCACAACTACACGCGCTGGAAACGCTGTTGGGCGGCGACTCGGAACTCGACGCTCAGCAGCGGCAGTTCGACCGTGAACAGAGTGTCGGCGCGCCCGGAACGGTGGTCATATCGGCCATCGCGGGCACCGCCGGTGTGGGAAAGACCGCTCTTGCCGTGTACTGGGCGGCCAGGGCGGCTCATCGGTTTCCGGATGGACAGTTGTATGTGAATCTGCGGGGGTTCCATCCGACGGAGTCGGTGATGACTTCCGGGGAGGCGATCCGTGGATTCCTGGAGGCGCTCGGGGTGCCGGCCGAACAGATCGCGGTGGAGGCGGAGGCGCAGATCGGACTGTACCGGAGCCTGTTCGCCGGCAAGCGGATCCTCGTACTGCTGGACAACGCGCGCGACGCCGAGCAGGTACGACCATTGCTGCCGGGCTCCCCGGGTTGTCTGGCGCTGGTCACCAGCCGGAACCAGCTGACAGGACTGGTCGCGTGTGACGGCGCCCAGCCGCTCCCGCTCGACCTGCTGACCGAGGACGAGGCGCGACACCTGCTGATCCGGCGGCTCGGCGCGGCCCGGGTCGCGGCGGAACGGGACGCGGTGGCGGAGATCGTCACACGGTGTGCCCGGCTGCCCCTGGCGCTGGCGATCGTAGCGGCACGGGCCGCGATGAACCCGCGGTTCCCCCTGTCGGGGTTCGCCCGGGAGTTGGGCGAGGCCGGAGCCGGTCTCACCCCTTTCGCCGGGGGCGATCCGTCAACGGACATGCGAGGGGTGTTCTCCTGGTCGTACAACATGGTCGGCGGCGAGGCGGCCCGCATGTTCCGGCTGCTCGGGCTGCACCCCGGCCCCGACATCGGCACAGAGGCGGTCGCGAGTCTCTGCGGGCTCCCTCCCGGTCCCACCCGCTCGGCCCTGAGCGAACTGGAGCTCGCCAATCTGCTGGGCCAGCACCTCCCCGGCCGATACACCCTCCACGACCTGCTCCGCGTCTACGCCGGCGAACTGACCCGAACGCTCGACGCGGAGGCCGATCGAGGCGCCGCGCTGCGCCGCCTCCTCGACCACTACCTCCACAGCGCCGTGGCGACGACCGCGGCGCTGAGCCGACACCGGGAGCCCATCCTTACCGCCGAGCCCGCGCCCGGAGTCACCCCCGAGCGACCCGACGCCTACGAACCGGCCCTGGCCTGGTTCGCGGCGGAACTGCCCAACCTGATCGAGGCGGTGCGAACGGCCGCCGCCCGTACGGGATTCGAGGCCCACGCCTGGCAACTGGCCTGCGCCATGGTGAGCTTCTTCGATCTCACCGGGCATTGGCAGGAGTGGGTCGAGACCCATCTGGCCGCCCTGGACGCGGCCCAGCGCGTCGGCGACACCGCCGGCGAGGCACGTACCCTGCGCAACCTCGCTCGCGTCCACTCCCGGCAGGGCCGCGATGTGGAGGCCGTCGCCGCCCTGCGCCGCTCGCACCGGCTCTGCCGCGACCTGGGCGACCGGGTCGGGCAGGCTCAGGCCCTTCGTTTCCTCAGCAACGTACTGGGACGACTGGGCAAGCACACCCTGGCGCTGAGCCACGCCCAACAGGCCCTGGAGCTGCTGCGAGCCGTCGGCCATCTCGTCGGACAGGGCCGGGTCCTCAACCAGATCGGCTGGCAACTCTCCCACCTCGGCGACCACCGTCGGGCCGTCGAGTACTGCCGACAGGCTCTGCGCGTCCTCCAGGAGTGCGACGACCCCGACGGCGAGGGCGCGACCTGGGACAGCCTCGGCTTCGCCCACCGACACCTCGGCGAACACGACGAGGCGATCACCTGCTTCCAGGAGGCCCTGCGGCTACGACGGGACCGCGACGACAGCTTCGAGGTAGCCGAAACCCTCGCCCACCTCGGCGATGCCCTACTCGACGCGGGCCACCACGACCAAGGCCGACGAGCCCTGCACCAAGCCCTGGAAATCCTCGAACAACTGGACCACGGCGACGCTGGCCGCATCCGCGCCCGGATCCGACGATGCGATACGCCCACGTCCAACAACGGACACGAGTCGAGAACGCTTGGATAA
- a CDS encoding GNAT family N-acetyltransferase: MRPDNWHLTHDIDDFLARAWDFLCSRPALHNTPLTDIEKLRIRGAAEHDTTAPVFGRLVSEGEVHAIFYLTPSGRLGLTPLSAQQTDALAAHLADLGHKPSNVIADHDTADAFAEAWQRHTSATPVLFWRTHLYRLGTLTPQNPSPEGRARGVGEPDREQVIRFCREFCVDVGEQTSLDLIDAGAWDDSRFGDRHYTFWETPDGTPASMAAATSIVGGMVRVDPVYTPAHLRGRGYAGAVTAETSRTALATGAKHVVLFTDPDNPTSNALYQRLGYVHIADFAGYKFS, encoded by the coding sequence ATGCGCCCGGACAACTGGCACCTCACCCACGACATCGACGACTTCCTCGCCCGAGCCTGGGACTTCCTGTGCTCGCGCCCCGCCCTGCACAACACGCCGCTGACGGACATCGAGAAGCTGCGGATACGCGGAGCAGCCGAACACGACACCACAGCCCCTGTCTTCGGCAGACTGGTGTCAGAAGGCGAGGTCCACGCGATCTTCTATCTCACTCCGTCCGGCCGCCTGGGCCTCACCCCCCTCTCCGCCCAGCAGACCGACGCCCTCGCCGCTCACCTGGCCGATCTCGGCCACAAGCCCTCCAACGTCATCGCTGACCACGACACCGCCGACGCTTTCGCCGAGGCATGGCAGCGGCACACGAGCGCGACACCGGTACTTTTCTGGCGGACGCACCTGTACCGTCTCGGCACGCTCACCCCGCAGAACCCGTCTCCGGAGGGCCGGGCGCGAGGCGTGGGCGAGCCGGACCGGGAACAAGTCATCCGCTTCTGCCGTGAGTTCTGCGTCGACGTCGGGGAGCAGACCTCCCTCGACCTGATCGACGCCGGCGCCTGGGACGACTCGCGCTTCGGCGACAGGCACTACACGTTCTGGGAGACCCCGGACGGCACCCCCGCCTCCATGGCCGCGGCCACCTCGATCGTCGGCGGCATGGTCCGCGTGGACCCTGTCTACACCCCGGCCCACCTCCGGGGCCGCGGCTACGCCGGAGCAGTCACCGCCGAGACGAGCCGCACCGCGCTGGCCACCGGCGCGAAGCACGTCGTCCTGTTCACCGACCCCGACAACCCCACCAGCAACGCCCTCTACCAACGCCTCGGATACGTCCACATCGCGGACTTCGCCGGGTACAAGTTCTCCTGA
- a CDS encoding substrate-binding domain-containing protein has protein sequence MYLLMANDTGSRRREQEYLQLFEQQRVGGIVSPVGDVEPELDRLRQRGIASVLSARRAISPQQASVSTDHVAGSGLAVRHLIELGRRRIGFVASSFDLQQIADRQRGALSVIETVPDASMEIISVPERSVRAGIACAERLMARSPADRPDALFCANDLLAIGVIQAFATGGQVRVPADIAVVGHDDIEFAQSTAAPLTTVRTPHARLGAAAADLLIDEIAVLRDPGTAGAGRTTAQIEFAPELVVRASSIGS, from the coding sequence ATGTACCTGCTGATGGCCAACGACACCGGCTCTCGCCGGCGGGAACAGGAGTACTTGCAGCTCTTCGAGCAGCAGCGCGTCGGCGGCATCGTCTCGCCCGTCGGCGATGTCGAGCCGGAGCTCGACCGGCTCCGTCAGCGCGGCATCGCCAGTGTGCTCAGCGCACGACGCGCGATTTCGCCCCAGCAGGCCTCGGTCTCGACCGACCATGTCGCCGGCAGCGGTCTCGCGGTCCGGCATCTGATCGAACTCGGCCGGAGGAGGATCGGTTTCGTCGCGTCCTCATTCGATCTGCAGCAGATCGCCGACCGGCAGCGCGGCGCCCTGTCCGTGATCGAGACCGTGCCGGACGCGAGCATGGAGATCATCTCCGTTCCGGAGCGTTCGGTGCGGGCAGGCATCGCCTGCGCCGAACGGCTCATGGCACGCAGCCCCGCCGACCGCCCCGACGCCCTCTTCTGCGCCAACGACCTACTGGCGATCGGCGTCATCCAGGCCTTCGCGACCGGCGGACAGGTGCGCGTACCGGCCGACATCGCCGTGGTGGGCCATGACGACATCGAGTTCGCCCAGTCGACCGCCGCGCCCTTGACCACGGTGCGCACACCGCACGCGCGTCTGGGCGCCGCCGCGGCCGATCTGCTGATCGACGAGATCGCCGTGCTGCGCGATCCCGGCACGGCAGGCGCGGGGCGCACGACGGCGCAGATCGAGTTCGCACCCGAGCTCGTGGTGCGCGCCTCCAGCATCGGCTCCTGA
- a CDS encoding ABC transporter ATP-binding protein translates to MLQHGRIVEEGRSIDVCDRPRHTYTQRLVAAAPVPNPDPDPQRSRRKRRSAVEAAS, encoded by the coding sequence GTGCTGCAGCACGGACGCATCGTCGAGGAGGGACGCAGTATCGACGTGTGCGACCGGCCGCGGCACACGTACACCCAACGCCTGGTGGCAGCCGCCCCCGTCCCGAACCCGGACCCGGACCCGCAACGCAGCCGCCGCAAGCGGCGGTCGGCCGTGGAGGCGGCCTCGTAG
- a CDS encoding alpha/beta fold hydrolase: MASRKALNGDHWHDWTSVSCPTLLVRGTRSDELTADHAKEMAARCADRVRLAELPAGHVVHHDIPTRFADTVTAFLPEPS; the protein is encoded by the coding sequence GTGGCGTCCCGGAAGGCTCTCAACGGTGATCACTGGCACGACTGGACATCGGTGTCCTGCCCCACGCTGCTGGTCCGTGGAACGCGCAGCGACGAATTGACGGCCGACCACGCCAAGGAGATGGCCGCCCGTTGCGCCGACAGAGTCCGCCTCGCCGAGCTGCCCGCCGGTCACGTCGTGCATCACGACATACCCACACGGTTCGCCGACACGGTCACCGCCTTTCTCCCCGAACCCTCCTGA
- a CDS encoding 3-carboxyethylcatechol 2,3-dioxygenase, with protein sequence MTAAAVGLSHSPLIGRNDPEPEVLARVDRAVAGARDFVRDFDPDLVVLYAPDHYNGFFYREMPPFCLATEAHAVGDFGSEAGPLSVDVDAAKALAQGVLDRGVDLTVSARMTVDHGFAQPLEVLFGGIDQVPVVPVFVNGVATPLCPVSRIRALGTAVGEAAAGLGLRVLFVASGGLSHDPPVPVLEGAPPPVADALIEGRPPTPEQRARGERRVVQAGRDYAAGSSGMIPINPDWDNRLLDHLERGELTEFDSWTVEWMAKEGGGSAHEVRAWIAAFASLAATGPYAMTSRFYEAVPAWIAGFAVATAQGR encoded by the coding sequence ATGACCGCAGCAGCCGTCGGGCTGTCCCACTCGCCGCTCATCGGCAGGAACGACCCGGAGCCGGAAGTCCTGGCCCGGGTCGACCGGGCCGTGGCGGGCGCCCGGGACTTCGTCCGCGACTTCGACCCGGATCTCGTGGTGCTGTACGCGCCCGACCACTACAACGGCTTCTTCTACCGGGAGATGCCACCGTTCTGCCTGGCGACCGAGGCGCACGCGGTCGGGGACTTCGGCTCCGAGGCGGGCCCGCTGTCGGTCGACGTCGACGCGGCCAAGGCCCTGGCGCAGGGTGTCCTCGACCGGGGCGTCGACCTGACCGTCTCCGCCCGGATGACCGTCGACCACGGGTTCGCGCAGCCGCTGGAGGTGCTCTTCGGCGGCATCGACCAGGTGCCCGTCGTGCCCGTCTTCGTCAACGGGGTGGCCACCCCCCTGTGTCCGGTGAGCCGGATCAGGGCCCTGGGAACGGCGGTGGGCGAGGCCGCCGCCGGGCTCGGCCTGCGGGTGCTGTTCGTCGCCTCGGGCGGCCTCTCGCACGACCCGCCGGTCCCCGTCCTGGAGGGTGCGCCGCCACCGGTCGCCGACGCGCTCATCGAGGGCCGCCCCCCGACACCTGAGCAGCGGGCCAGGGGCGAGCGGCGAGTGGTCCAGGCCGGCCGTGACTACGCCGCCGGGTCGAGCGGGATGATCCCCATCAACCCGGACTGGGACAACCGTCTCCTCGATCATCTGGAACGCGGCGAACTCACGGAGTTCGACTCCTGGACGGTGGAGTGGATGGCGAAGGAGGGCGGGGGCTCGGCACACGAGGTCCGCGCCTGGATCGCGGCGTTCGCCTCTCTCGCGGCGACCGGCCCGTACGCCATGACGTCCCGATTCTACGAGGCCGTTCCCGCTTGGATCGCCGGGTTCGCCGTCGCTACGGCACAGGGGCGGTGA
- a CDS encoding zinc-binding dehydrogenase, which produces MLAATAVSQSAADPLSGLVLRDVPEPTPRPGWSRVRVVASSLNMHDLWTLRGVGHPPERLPIVLGCDASGYDDHGNEVIVHPVLGDPDAGHGDETLDPNRALLSERHDGSFAEYLVVPTRNLVPKPQWLSFDEAACLPVAWTTAYRMLFTQARIRAGDRVLVQGAGGGVASAAIRLAVAAGAVVYTTSRSEAKRVEALSWGVRAALPTGERLPERVDVVIETVGEATWSHSLKSLRPGGSVVIAGATSGANPPADLGRIFYLQQRVLGSTGGTRAELVSMLRMLDATGVRPVIDRTLPLAEIHKGFQLMIDGELTGKLVIHPSATRQ; this is translated from the coding sequence GTGCTTGCCGCAACCGCTGTTTCCCAGAGCGCCGCCGACCCGCTGTCGGGGCTGGTGCTGCGCGACGTCCCGGAACCCACGCCGAGGCCCGGATGGTCCCGGGTCCGGGTCGTGGCCTCCTCACTCAACATGCACGACCTGTGGACCCTGCGGGGCGTCGGCCATCCGCCGGAACGCCTCCCGATCGTCCTCGGCTGCGACGCGTCCGGGTACGACGACCACGGCAACGAGGTCATCGTCCACCCGGTCCTCGGCGACCCGGACGCAGGTCACGGCGACGAGACGCTCGACCCGAACCGTGCGCTGCTCTCCGAGCGGCACGACGGCTCCTTCGCGGAGTACCTCGTCGTACCGACCCGCAACCTGGTGCCGAAGCCGCAGTGGCTGTCCTTCGACGAGGCGGCCTGTCTGCCCGTCGCCTGGACCACGGCCTACCGGATGCTGTTCACGCAGGCCCGGATCAGGGCGGGCGACCGCGTACTCGTGCAGGGCGCGGGCGGCGGGGTGGCCTCGGCCGCGATCAGGCTGGCCGTGGCGGCCGGGGCCGTCGTGTACACCACCAGCCGGAGCGAGGCGAAGCGCGTCGAGGCCCTCTCGTGGGGCGTGCGGGCTGCGCTGCCCACCGGTGAGCGGCTGCCCGAGCGGGTCGACGTCGTCATCGAGACCGTCGGGGAGGCGACCTGGTCGCACTCCCTGAAGTCGCTGCGGCCGGGTGGCTCGGTCGTGATCGCCGGTGCCACCAGCGGCGCCAACCCGCCCGCCGACCTGGGCCGGATCTTCTACCTCCAGCAGCGCGTCCTCGGCTCCACCGGTGGCACCCGCGCCGAGCTGGTGTCGATGCTGCGCATGCTCGACGCCACCGGAGTACGGCCGGTGATCGACCGGACCCTGCCGCTCGCGGAGATCCACAAGGGCTTCCAGCTCATGATCGACGGCGAGCTGACCGGAAAGCTCGTCATCCACCCGTCGGCCACCCGCCAGTAA
- a CDS encoding GNAT family N-acetyltransferase, translating to MATAPGAPPALGEPPLGGRWMLRALAGPPSGLPRRPARTYAVRAAEGGPELFLELHRVPDHPLRACYPFGAHDLAIGLVPPSPDGAGPGPGPAARLLRDLVPALFALDPRCRRVIAAPDEDDTATQLVLEEGGFSRIVEADLPGGSVVLFAAEPTGIARLSTALDDMPH from the coding sequence ATGGCAACCGCCCCCGGCGCCCCGCCGGCCCTCGGCGAACCCCCGCTCGGCGGCCGGTGGATGCTGCGCGCCCTCGCCGGACCGCCCAGCGGGCTCCCCCGCCGGCCCGCCCGGACCTACGCGGTGCGGGCCGCCGAGGGTGGTCCGGAACTGTTTCTGGAACTCCACCGAGTACCGGACCATCCGCTGCGGGCCTGCTATCCGTTCGGAGCACACGATCTCGCGATCGGCCTCGTCCCGCCGAGCCCGGACGGCGCCGGGCCCGGACCCGGTCCGGCCGCACGTCTGCTGCGCGACCTCGTGCCCGCCCTGTTCGCCCTCGACCCGCGGTGCCGCCGGGTGATCGCCGCACCGGACGAGGACGACACCGCCACCCAACTCGTTCTGGAGGAGGGCGGGTTCAGCCGGATCGTGGAGGCTGACCTGCCCGGCGGCAGCGTCGTGCTGTTCGCGGCGGAGCCCACCGGCATCGCCAGGCTGTCCACCGCGCTGGACGACATGCCCCACTGA
- a CDS encoding acyl-CoA synthetase yields the protein MAAVDISPAAALRRRAQSPTPAVVYEGREVSAAQLVDSSAELAVSLAANGLRRGDRIAYLGFNSVTFLETMIAAAHLGAVFVPVNFRLAADEVRHILDDSGAHTLVVEEGHRELVESIAAEVPARRHVLVDTDSVCPVTAAPDAVWTPLSSLYGSGRTAREPVALYDDDLAMLMYTSGTTGRPKGVMLTHGNLWWNAVNVDSVVDTRADDVNLAVAPLFHIGGLNALTLRTLLRGGTVVLRRGFDPAQCLEDLVRHRVSSFFAVPAMFAALARVPGFAEADLGALRSAIVAGAPVPPQLIRDYGARGILLQQAWGLTETAPFATYLPAGLTLGKAGSAGAPMPYTEVCLTDPVTGVRIQETDTRGEICVRGPNVTAGYWNNPDATRAAFDDAGWFHTGDIAHRDEDDLYYIVDRLKDMIISGGENVYPAEVERVLAACPGVLEAAVIGVPDPRWGESVLAVLACEPGTAPTVEEVRAFAGDHLARYKLPTRVMVAEQLPRNASGKLVKAELRRWVESHQPVKAV from the coding sequence ATGGCCGCCGTCGACATCAGCCCCGCCGCCGCCCTGCGTCGCAGAGCCCAGTCGCCCACCCCCGCCGTCGTCTACGAGGGCCGCGAGGTCTCAGCGGCCCAACTCGTCGACTCCTCAGCCGAGTTGGCCGTCAGTCTGGCTGCGAACGGGCTGCGCCGAGGGGACCGGATCGCCTACCTCGGCTTCAACAGCGTGACGTTCCTCGAAACGATGATCGCGGCGGCGCACCTCGGGGCGGTCTTCGTCCCCGTCAACTTCCGGCTCGCGGCCGACGAGGTCCGCCACATACTCGACGACAGCGGCGCCCACACCCTCGTCGTCGAGGAGGGCCACCGAGAACTGGTCGAGTCGATCGCGGCCGAGGTGCCGGCGCGCCGGCACGTCCTGGTCGACACCGACTCCGTGTGTCCCGTGACAGCGGCCCCCGACGCCGTCTGGACACCGCTGTCGTCGCTGTACGGCTCCGGCCGGACCGCCCGGGAGCCGGTGGCACTGTACGACGACGACCTCGCGATGCTCATGTACACCTCCGGCACCACCGGCCGGCCCAAGGGCGTCATGCTCACCCACGGCAACCTGTGGTGGAACGCGGTCAACGTGGACAGCGTCGTCGACACCCGGGCCGACGACGTGAACCTGGCCGTGGCCCCGCTGTTCCACATCGGCGGTCTCAACGCCCTCACGCTGCGTACCCTGTTGCGCGGCGGCACCGTCGTCCTGCGCCGCGGCTTCGACCCCGCACAGTGCCTGGAGGATCTGGTCCGGCACCGCGTGTCCTCCTTCTTCGCCGTGCCCGCCATGTTCGCCGCGCTCGCCCGGGTTCCCGGCTTCGCGGAGGCCGACCTGGGCGCCCTGCGGTCCGCGATCGTCGCCGGGGCTCCCGTGCCGCCCCAGCTGATCAGGGACTACGGCGCGCGGGGCATCCTGCTTCAGCAGGCGTGGGGACTGACCGAGACCGCACCCTTCGCGACCTATCTGCCGGCCGGGCTGACGCTGGGGAAGGCGGGATCGGCGGGCGCTCCCATGCCCTACACGGAGGTCTGCCTCACCGACCCCGTCACCGGTGTGCGGATCCAGGAAACGGACACACGCGGCGAGATCTGCGTGCGCGGCCCGAACGTCACCGCCGGCTACTGGAACAACCCCGACGCCACCCGCGCGGCCTTCGACGACGCGGGCTGGTTCCACACCGGCGACATCGCCCACCGGGACGAGGACGACCTCTACTACATCGTGGACCGCCTCAAGGACATGATCATCAGCGGCGGCGAGAACGTCTACCCCGCCGAGGTGGAACGCGTCCTCGCCGCCTGCCCCGGAGTCCTGGAGGCCGCCGTCATCGGCGTACCGGACCCGCGGTGGGGCGAGAGCGTACTCGCCGTCCTGGCCTGCGAACCGGGTACGGCGCCCACCGTGGAGGAGGTCCGCGCGTTCGCCGGCGACCACCTGGCCCGCTACAAACTGCCCACGCGGGTGATGGTGGCCGAGCAACTGCCGCGCAATGCCAGCGGCAAGCTGGTCAAGGCCGAACTGCGCCGCTGGGTGGAGTCGCACCAGCCCGTCAAAGCGGTGTGA
- a CDS encoding SDR family NAD(P)-dependent oxidoreductase: MGWLEGEVVLITGGGSGIGRAVALRCLAEGASVSVVGRSAEQLEEVVRAAGDRGARVLAVPGDVRSPTDLHDAVDATVERFGKLDVLVPNAGIWDYHRSVTRLTGKELSAAFDEIFDINVKGYVLAVEAAWRELVATRGSIVMTLSNASLHTDGGGSLYTASKHACLGLLRQFAYELAPKVRVNGVAVGGMRTKLRGPGSLGLQDRTLEASFAKNEASGEKQPPLIPLYDSSVEPEDFTGPYVLLASRANSSTVTGAVIPADGGIAVRGFRTPAGGATL; encoded by the coding sequence ATGGGCTGGCTGGAGGGCGAGGTCGTCCTCATCACCGGCGGCGGTTCCGGCATCGGTCGCGCCGTCGCCCTGCGCTGCCTGGCCGAGGGCGCGAGTGTCTCCGTGGTCGGCCGCAGCGCCGAACAGCTGGAGGAGGTGGTGCGCGCCGCGGGTGACCGTGGCGCGCGCGTGCTGGCGGTGCCGGGCGACGTACGCTCCCCGACCGACCTGCACGACGCGGTGGACGCCACCGTCGAGCGGTTCGGCAAGCTGGACGTCCTCGTCCCGAACGCCGGTATCTGGGACTACCACCGCAGCGTCACCCGGCTGACCGGAAAGGAGCTGTCGGCGGCCTTCGACGAGATCTTCGACATCAACGTCAAGGGCTACGTCCTCGCCGTGGAGGCCGCCTGGCGTGAACTGGTCGCGACCCGCGGCAGCATCGTCATGACCCTGTCCAACGCCTCCCTCCACACCGACGGCGGCGGCTCCCTGTACACCGCCAGCAAGCACGCCTGCCTCGGTCTGCTCCGCCAGTTCGCCTATGAGCTGGCGCCGAAGGTCCGCGTCAACGGCGTCGCCGTCGGCGGTATGCGCACCAAGCTGCGCGGCCCCGGGAGCCTGGGGCTGCAGGACCGCACGCTGGAGGCCTCCTTCGCGAAGAACGAGGCGTCCGGCGAGAAGCAGCCTCCTCTCATTCCCTTGTACGACTCCAGCGTCGAGCCCGAGGACTTCACCGGGCCCTATGTGCTGCTCGCCTCCCGCGCCAACAGTTCCACCGTCACCGGTGCCGTGATCCCCGCGGACGGCGGCATCGCCGTCCGCGGCTTCCGAACCCCCGCCGGCGGCGCCACTCTCTGA